A window of Magallana gigas chromosome 8, xbMagGiga1.1, whole genome shotgun sequence genomic DNA:
gtatggtggcatagatctgccactacttgtcagatcttgatgtcgacttgtcagatcttgatgtcgacttgtcagataattatgtggaCTGGTCAGTTCTTTAAGTCGACTTGTCACTTATccacatgtttaaaaattcaacactataacctttccacgcccaatttgtgccatcaagttgaaataatattttctgacaagtcgacataaggatctgacaagtcgacttaattatttgacaagtcgacataattatttgacaagatGACATAACATCTGACAAGTCTACATCATTATCTGACACCTCGGCttataatatgaatgataaatttctttaaactagtGGCTATATCACTTTTttctgtcagataattatgttaacttgtcagatctttatgtcgacttgtcagatgattatgatGACAAGTTAATGGCAGTTAGTGGCACTAACACGCTTTAACagcaaaatattgagtttctagtcaatatggttattttctgacaacataaagatctgacaagttgacataaatatctgacaagtcgacataatcatctgacaagtcgacataattatctatTACATATAGATCTGCCACCATAGTTATGCACTTGTTGTATAGTGTCAATAAATAAAGAATTGTTGAATTATCACAGCCCTCTGCCTCTAAAATGACAGCTTAATGGTCTGACCTATAATCTGTTCTAATAGAAAACAATTCTACAAGGTTggaaacatttttagaaatgaagATATAATCTAGTCGACCTTGCTTTAATTGGTTTTTCTTTCTCCAAGTAAAAACCTTTTTACATGggtttaaaattctaaaataatctGAAAGTTGCAAATAAGACATAATGTCAAGAAGTTTGTCTCTAGCATTTGGGTTACTGATGCCcttgttattaaaaataataataataataatatagaaaaaGTATCTATGTTGGATTAAGAAAAAGATTAAAGTCACGACATAGAAAAATATACTCATAGTCAAAATCTAACAAATATCtctaacaatatcatatcaattgGATGTGTCGGAATTCGGACCATATATAGATTAAAATCATCATCCCTACGAGTTTGATTAACCTTGAAtacaaaattattgttaaatatgaTAGTCACTCCTCTGgtgtttgattttaaagaattaaaaaagcATGTTTAACCCCAGTGTATTTCAACAAATcgtttttcttcagaaaaatgtGTGTCTTGGAGACATAAAATTGAGTAACCCTTTTccttattaaaatttaaaacacccTGACGTTTCGAAGCAGTTGCTAGACCTTGacagctcccccccccccagcaaAACAGACTAAATGGCGGGCTGTGCATTTCCCAGCAATGTTTTTAATACCATTAAAACTTCGTCTTCTTAAACCTACATGTAGTCTTTTTCGTAAAATCACGCCAATATCCAAAATTGTATCTCGATGTGCAAATAATTATTGTTCTTGAATGTACGAGAATCTTAGTTGTCGTTGACTGATGCAAGTTTGTAATTATCATTTCCACTATTAACACGTGCCTAGAACATATGCACTGAATCGGGTTCACATCAACTAAAAGATTTAGAATTCTGACTTCATTTATCCGAGATTGATTTTTTGTACTCAAAGATTTTGGAGAGCCCTTTCCATCGTTACTGTCACTTCTCTATTGTTACCCCTTGTTTGCGAAGTCTGGCgaaatttgttatttaaaaaatatcgacTCCACAAGAAAGACCCTCTCATCATCGAGGGTATTAATGAGGTGGCAATTGAAATACAGAGAAAAATCTCGATTTTTGCTGCAAGTCATTGTTATCGTAAGTTCTGGATCAAACCGAACCTTAGACTTTGGTATCACGCCTGGCTTCTCTCTGGTTTACCGGTGTTTATGATATGCTACCAGATATAGTATATGTATTAATTAGTCTTTTGtagtcaatatttaaaaaaaaattcagtttttaacaaaaaaaacaaaaacacttaTCTAGAAGTTcacagtttaatttttaaacatttgtttttatgtcATTCTAATATTCATAGCTCACAAATAAACCACAAAGATAACATTTCACTGATTATATTTACCAACCGTCTAAGACCGAAGACACTAAAACTTAGACATTAAGTCTTCGGATAGTCCTTGCATCTAGGATGAATGTGTCAAATATAGAATTTCGAACGACCACGAACTAATTCAATTATATTGCATAGTCTACTTATTGCACTGCAACTCTAAAGTGTTGTCCAATGGTGCGGTGTTTTTTCTTTGATGTTTCTCGACTGATATATCGCATACAATTTTGTTATTTGAATATCACatatgtgatatttttgcaTACTAATTAGATACGCCCTCTCATGGCGATTGGCTAAAGAAAACACACAATACTGGCAACAAACTTTATTCAACAAAttgtaaacatgaaaaaaaaaatgaaaatttaaaattgaaatgttcTGTTTCTTTAACAGTTTGAAACAAAAACTGAacagttctttaaaatgttaCGTGATCAATATACACATTAGGCCTACTTGTTTCCTGCATCAAAAATATGGACATTACAGTTTGTAATGTTGATCATTGGGGTGCGCATTGGATCAACCATTAACTTTGGAAGTTTGCTATTATTGGCTTCGAATTCTGCCGCGCATTCGTTTTCTTCCGAGCCCAATTTCGGTGGATTTAGCGCCATGCTTACTGCACTAAGTTGTTCCTGGCTTGGTCGTTTGTAGTTCCGAACTGCCGTGCTTCTGTGTCCTGTTCTGGACATTACAAGCTGTTCCTCTATTCCtgacaaataaaaatttatgaatacaaaagaaaattaaaaaactacgccagagagagagagagagagagagagagagagagagataaatatTACCTGATTGAAATAGATTTGTAGCACATGTTCGTTTGCCCGAATGGTTGGAGAAATTCCCATGGAAGCCAGCCCCACTACACATATCCTTGATGATTTTCCCGAGTTTGTTTACTCCCATGACCTGCTTGGAATACTTCAGTCCCTCACCTGCTAATGGACGACGGTACATGCTTCCCGGTCCAACCATGTCAATGTAAGTTTGGTACACATGAAATAAATTCC
This region includes:
- the LOC105337057 gene encoding uncharacterized protein, translating into MRFRNFRNTLDARMKQLATEGIGVTIRQADPISPEMENALWEGGHLGMKTSVALTNTIFFYNCKLFGLRGLDEHRSLVTEQFKLDKISDKMFITFYGRTSKNFAGGLNQRNLTAKEVKHDCGPDGPRNLFHVYQTYIDMVGPGSMYRRPLAGEGLKYSKQVMGVNKLGKIIKDMCSGAGFHGNFSNHSGKRTCATNLFQSGIEEQLVMSRTGHRSTAVRNYKRPSQEQLSAVSMALNPPKLGSEENECAAEFEANNSKLPKLMVDPMRTPMINITNCNVHIFDAGNK